The DNA window GCTTCAACCACCTTTTCCTCTCCCAGTCGTAAATCCCTCCCACCTTGTACACGTATTCAAGGAACCTGCAAAGCAAGCTGTCCGATTTTGTAATAGCTCTTCCATTCCCGACCACAATCAACTTTTTCCTTGCCCTTGTAAAGGCAACATTCAGCCTGTTCGGATCTGAGACGAAATTCATGTTTCCTGTGGCTGTAACACTAAAGATAACAACATCCTTCTCCCTCCCCTGGAAAGCATCCACCGTCCCAACCTCAACACCCTTCACCCTTTCAGCAATCCTCTTCCTCTGGGCTACATATGGGGAGATAACACCTATCCGTCCCGGGCTCAAGTACCTCCTCAGCTCTCCGACAAGGCTAACACAAACATCTACCTCCTTAGAATTGAACTTTGATTGTCCTTCCCTCTCCTCCTCTCCTTCAACATGGACAAAAACAACTGGTTTTTCATTTAGCACAGGGATGCTGCTCCTGATTTTCAGAATCTGTTTCCAGCACTCCTTTGCTGGCTCAATCTTTCCCTCATAAAAGTGCTCAGCAGAAAAGCCTATGATGTATGGATGACTCCTCCTGTGAACTCTGAGCATCTTCATGCGGTGCGGATACTTTTCCAGAAGGGATACGAAAGCTGAAAGCTTCTCCGAATTCCTCAGAGTTCTGAATATCGGCAGGAGCTGTCTGTCGTCCCCAACCAGAACCCACTTCCTTCCCTTAACCATCCCCAGCAGTGCAAGTGTTATTGAAGCTTGGCTGGACTCATCGATTATAACAGTGTCAAAGTCTGTCTCGGAAAGGGGATACAGCTGGGATTTCACAAGTGTTGATCCTATAACAGGCATTTTTTCAACAAGCTCTTCCGAAGTTTTCCTTAGCATGTTATTCCTTTTTCTGTAAAGCTCTTTTAAATGCTCCTTGTACTTCCTCCTCACTTCATTTAGCTTTGCTTTCTCGAATCCCAAAGCCTTCTTTGCATCTTCCTCAATTTTAAGCAGCAGTTTTAGGGTTTTACCTATCTCTCCCTCAATTTCTTCCAACTTATCTCCTAAGCCTTCTCTGGCCTTGCATCCAAGCAGGTATTTTCTTATGCCAGGCAGAACTTTCTCAGGCCTTCCAACTCTCAAGGCCACACCTTCTGGAAGCTCCTCAACTGCATTGTCAACAGCTCTGTTTGTGTGGGAGGTTATCAGAACCTTCTCTCCCTGGTCTGCAAGCTCATACGCTATCTTTGCTATTACAACCGTCTTCCCGGTTCCTGGCGGGCCCCTGATGAGCAGGAGTTCGCCATCCTCCAGAGCCAGGGCTGCCTCAACAGCCTCTACCTGAGACTCGTCAAGCTCGTATCCTTTAACGTATTTGTTTCCCAGTTCAGCCCTTCTGATTTCTCCAGCTTTTAAGTCA is part of the Ferroglobus placidus DSM 10642 genome and encodes:
- a CDS encoding DEAD/DEAH box helicase, which codes for MQVKLLKDVLVRERERAVKDVLRLILPAQVLDTSESIATLESRYANLFEPGDVLGLVLGRGGEIAIRQLGTVVDSSRDILTVFTSLELAEGWDLRITNYEPLIAFDLQIDLIERIESGELEGEGAVSLFFDDLKAGEIRRAELGNKYVKGYELDESQVEAVEAALALEDGELLLIRGPPGTGKTVVIAKIAYELADQGEKVLITSHTNRAVDNAVEELPEGVALRVGRPEKVLPGIRKYLLGCKAREGLGDKLEEIEGEIGKTLKLLLKIEEDAKKALGFEKAKLNEVRRKYKEHLKELYRKRNNMLRKTSEELVEKMPVIGSTLVKSQLYPLSETDFDTVIIDESSQASITLALLGMVKGRKWVLVGDDRQLLPIFRTLRNSEKLSAFVSLLEKYPHRMKMLRVHRRSHPYIIGFSAEHFYEGKIEPAKECWKQILKIRSSIPVLNEKPVVFVHVEGEEEREGQSKFNSKEVDVCVSLVGELRRYLSPGRIGVISPYVAQRKRIAERVKGVEVGTVDAFQGREKDVVIFSVTATGNMNFVSDPNRLNVAFTRARKKLIVVGNGRAITKSDSLLCRFLEYVYKVGGIYDWERKRWLKP